GCAGCATTCCCAATCTGCTTGCCTCATCTTCTTCACAGGCAACCATAAGTATAATCAAACTGCAAAACAGACTGAGTCGAAAGATATTTTGAATAGGTTTTGTTTTTTCTAAAAATGAATTCATTTTATATTCTTTAATAAGGTAAACGGAAATTTTATTTAAAAATGTATATTAAGATATTTTACTCCAGTCGATTTCCTGCTCCCGATAAGTTTTAGATATAACCCATCTTATCGTTTGATTACTTTTATCTTTCAATAAAGGATCTTTTTCCATAATTATTTCTGCCATGTCTCTGGCTGTTTTCAGAATCGGATAATCTTCAGAAAGATTTACCTGTATCCATGAGGCCGCACCGCTTTGCCGGGTTCCATCTAAATCTCCACCGCCTCTCAACTCCAGGTCTGCTTCTGCAATTTTAAAGCCATCTGTAGTTTGAGTCATTGTTTGAATTCGTTTCCTGGCATCCTGAGATAAGTCATCTTTAGTCATTAAAATACAGTATGATTTTTCTGCTCCCCGACCGACTCTTCCCCTTAGCTGATGCAGCTGTGAAAGTCCAAAACGCTCAGCACTTTCAATTACCATAACACTGGCATTAGGCACATTTACACCTACTTCAATTACTGTCGTGGCTACCAGAATTTGGGAATGTCCTTCTGCAAAACGTTTCATTTCGTAATCTTTGGTTTCCGCTTTCATTTGACCATGTATTATACCTACCTGATACTCCGGAAGTGGAAATGCGCGACTGATGCTTTCAAACCCATCTTCTAAATCTTTATAATCCATTTTTTCCGACTCTTTAATTAACGGATATACCACGTAAATTTGCCGGCCTTTTTCAATTTCTCTTTTCATAAATCCGAAAAGTTTCAAACGTTCCCCATCAGTTGCATGAAAAGTGCTGATTTCTTTCCGACCGGGTGGTAGTTCGTCTATCATGGATACATCCAGCTCGCCATACTGTGTTAAAGCAAGTGTACGGGGAATGGGTGTGGCAGTCATTACCAAAATATGAGGCGGAGGATCATTTTTTCTCCAGAGTTTTGCTCTTTGTGCAACTCCAAAGCGGTGTTGTTCATCTATAACAACCAGTCCCAGGTTTTTAAAAATTACGCTGTCTTCAATTAAAGCGTGCGTGCCTATGAGTAAATCGATATCACCATTTTCCAGAAGCGTTTTTATCTGCTTTTTTTCTTTGCTTTTAGTGCTGCCGGTAAGCACCACTGTTTTAAGTGGCAATCCTTTTAAAAATTCCTGCAGGCTTAAAAAGTGTTGCTTAGCCAGTATTTCTGTTGGAGCCATTATGCAGCTTTGATATCCGTTGTCAATTGCAATGAGCATGACCATTAGGGCTACCAATGTTTTGCCGCTTCCCACATCTCCCTGCAAAAGCCTGTTCATCTGTTGACCGGTAAGAAAATCTTTTCGAATTTCTTTTATGACTCTTTTTTGAGCATTTGTTAGTTCAAAAGGCAGATTATTCTCATAAAATTGATTAAAAGTATCACCCAATTCTTTAAAAACATGCCCTTTAAAATGTACTTTTCTTATGTGTTTTGAAAAAAGAGACCGAAATTGATTGTAAAACAATTCTTCATACTTCAGCCTTTTTGTAGCTCTTT
This genomic stretch from Chitinophagaceae bacterium harbors:
- the recG gene encoding ATP-dependent DNA helicase RecG; its protein translation is MKGFVSKNLQSSIEYLKGVGPHKADILKKEIQVFSFEDLLFYFPYKYIDKTRYYSIRELSGLQHPVQFKGQIVQMNVIGMGRKQRLSAIVSDGSGQAELLWFKGVKWWAGKLKPGTNYAFFGKPNVFKGKVSVAHPEVETDLQNQTPKSIWQPVYNTTDKMKRHGLDSKQIEVLIKTIFENVNQNDILETLPEYMIQKFNLPNKYEALKHKHFPTDLSLAERATKRLKYEELFYNQFRSLFSKHIRKVHFKGHVFKELGDTFNQFYENNLPFELTNAQKRVIKEIRKDFLTGQQMNRLLQGDVGSGKTLVALMVMLIAIDNGYQSCIMAPTEILAKQHFLSLQEFLKGLPLKTVVLTGSTKSKEKKQIKTLLENGDIDLLIGTHALIEDSVIFKNLGLVVIDEQHRFGVAQRAKLWRKNDPPPHILVMTATPIPRTLALTQYGELDVSMIDELPPGRKEISTFHATDGERLKLFGFMKREIEKGRQIYVVYPLIKESEKMDYKDLEDGFESISRAFPLPEYQVGIIHGQMKAETKDYEMKRFAEGHSQILVATTVIEVGVNVPNASVMVIESAERFGLSQLHQLRGRVGRGAEKSYCILMTKDDLSQDARKRIQTMTQTTDGFKIAEADLELRGGGDLDGTRQSGAASWIQVNLSEDYPILKTARDMAEIIMEKDPLLKDKSNQTIRWVISKTYREQEIDWSKIS